A section of the Tachysurus fulvidraco isolate hzauxx_2018 chromosome 7, HZAU_PFXX_2.0, whole genome shotgun sequence genome encodes:
- the LOC113660599 gene encoding asialoglycoprotein receptor 2-like isoform X2: MASNRGINLKKERLQFQKIQNEDVRPAQQRVVFWMAGLCLGSMCILQATLNIVLRLHSDPQAESNELDCYNQTVKRDELLIRYNNLTLERDELLTRYNNLIVEKGDILTRFNKLRDEQQQAKIELENELDKIKTNSKKIEYLEKERDRLQNMLDAFDTQMHRWMQFGTSVYYISVRGSWTESRQDCTDKGADLVIINSKEEQLGISPAWIGLSHNHAWKWVDGTPLSAGYRMNEALRSYGTATKCGITVRQADGKQHWTDKNCNERFVWICEKKR, encoded by the exons ATGGCCTCAAATCGTGGTATTAATCTTAAGAAAGAACGACTACAATTTCAGAAGATACAGAACGAGGATGTGAGACCCGCCCAGCAAAGAG TGGTGTTCTGGATGGCTGGATTGTGTCTCGGTTCGATGTGTATTCTTCAGGCGACTCTGAACATCGTCCTGAGACTGCACT CTGATCCTCAGGCAGAGAGCAATGAACTAGATTGTTACAATCAAACCGTAAAGAGAGACGAGCTGCTGATTAGATACAACAACCTGACTTTAGAGAGAGACGAGCTGCTGACCAGATACAACAACCTGATTGTAGAGAAAGGTGACATCCTGACTAGATTCAATAAACTAAGAGATGAACAGCAGCAAGCAAAAATAGAATTGGAGAATGAATtggacaaaataaaaaccaacagCAAAAAGATTGAGTatttagagaaagaaagagaccgCCTTCAAAACATGTTGGATGCTTTTG ATACGCAGATGCACAGATGGATGCAATTCGGCACCAGTGTTTACTACATCTCGGTAAGGGGGAGCTGGACTGAGAGCAGACAGGACTGCACAGACAAAGGAGCGGACCTGGTGATCATTAACAGCAAAGAGGAACAG CTTGGCATTAGTCCAGCTTGGATTGGTCTGAGCCACAATCATGCATGGAAATGGGTGGATGGTACACCACTGAGCGCCGG GTACAGGATGAACGAGGCACTCAGGAGTTATGGAACAGCCACAAAGTGTGGAATAACTGTCCGCCAGGCAGATGGAAAGCAGCACTGGACTGATAAAAACTGTAATGAGCGGTTTGTTTGGATTTGTGAGAAAAAACGTTGA
- the LOC113660599 gene encoding asialoglycoprotein receptor 2-like isoform X1: MASNRGINLKKERLQFQKIQNEDVRPAQQRVVFWMAGLCLGSMCILQATLNIVLRLHSDPQAESNELDCYNQTVKRDELLIRYNNLTLERDELLTRYNNLIVEKGDILTRFNKLRDEQQQAKIELENELDKIKTNSKKIEYLEKERDRLQNMLDAFDTQMHRWMQFGTSVYYISVRGSWTESRQDCTDKGADLVIINSKEEQDFINTQLGISPAWIGLSHNHAWKWVDGTPLSAGYRMNEALRSYGTATKCGITVRQADGKQHWTDKNCNERFVWICEKKR; this comes from the exons ATGGCCTCAAATCGTGGTATTAATCTTAAGAAAGAACGACTACAATTTCAGAAGATACAGAACGAGGATGTGAGACCCGCCCAGCAAAGAG TGGTGTTCTGGATGGCTGGATTGTGTCTCGGTTCGATGTGTATTCTTCAGGCGACTCTGAACATCGTCCTGAGACTGCACT CTGATCCTCAGGCAGAGAGCAATGAACTAGATTGTTACAATCAAACCGTAAAGAGAGACGAGCTGCTGATTAGATACAACAACCTGACTTTAGAGAGAGACGAGCTGCTGACCAGATACAACAACCTGATTGTAGAGAAAGGTGACATCCTGACTAGATTCAATAAACTAAGAGATGAACAGCAGCAAGCAAAAATAGAATTGGAGAATGAATtggacaaaataaaaaccaacagCAAAAAGATTGAGTatttagagaaagaaagagaccgCCTTCAAAACATGTTGGATGCTTTTG ATACGCAGATGCACAGATGGATGCAATTCGGCACCAGTGTTTACTACATCTCGGTAAGGGGGAGCTGGACTGAGAGCAGACAGGACTGCACAGACAAAGGAGCGGACCTGGTGATCATTAACAGCAAAGAGGAACAG GACTTCATCAACACACAGCTTGGCATTAGTCCAGCTTGGATTGGTCTGAGCCACAATCATGCATGGAAATGGGTGGATGGTACACCACTGAGCGCCGG GTACAGGATGAACGAGGCACTCAGGAGTTATGGAACAGCCACAAAGTGTGGAATAACTGTCCGCCAGGCAGATGGAAAGCAGCACTGGACTGATAAAAACTGTAATGAGCGGTTTGTTTGGATTTGTGAGAAAAAACGTTGA
- the LOC113660588 gene encoding C-type lectin domain family 4 member M-like, with the protein MLCILLLTTITVLLIKFNNLLIDIGQLQKSYNNLTEARDQLQIRYNILTTERDWVQTRHNNLTIERDQLQTRYNILTNERDQLQTRYTILTTERDHLQTRYNNLTVERDRLQTRHNTLTTETNQLQTRYNNLTVERDQLHTTYNNLIMVRDQLQTSYNNLTVERDEIQTSYNGLITERDQLQTSYNNLTRMRDHLQTIFNNLIVIRDQLQTSYSNLTIEKDQLQTSYNNLTIERDQLQTSYNNLTVERDQLQTSYNNLTIERDQLQTSYSNLIIEKDQLQTSYNNLTIERDQLQTSYNNLTVERDQLQTRYNNLTVERDQLQTSYNNLTIERDQLQTSYNNLTIKRDQLQTNYYNLTIERNQVETNCNNLIIERDQLQTNYNNLTIERDQLQTSYNNLTVERDQLQTRYNNLTVERDQLQTSYHNLIIERDQLQTSYNNLTIERDQLQTNYYNLTIERNQVETSYNNLTVERDQLQKDREELLRLSKLGWMYFNSSIYYISNEEKNQTESRMDCRQRDAELVIINNKEEQEFVRKLLRSRKAWIGLNDRDSEGVWKWLDDTPLITGYWGHGEPNSKAGDEDCVITGEMSDIVWNWADYPCDYEFFWICERDLCLKDPHYC; encoded by the exons ATGCTGTGTATTCTCCTGCTGACTACAATCACAGTGTTGTTGATTAAATTTAACAACCTCCTAATAGATATAGGCCAGTTACAGAAGAGTTACAACAACCTGACTGAAGCAAGAGACCAATTACAGATAAGGTATAACATCCTAACTACAGAGAGAGACTGGGTACAGACAAGGCACAACAACCTGACTATagagagagaccagttacagacaAGGTACAACATTCTGACTAATGAGAGAGACCAGTTGCAGACAAGGTACACCATCCTGACTACTGAGAGAGACCATTTACAGACTAGATACAACAACCTGACTGTAGAAAGAGACCGGTTACAGACAAGGCACAACACCCTAACTACAGAGACAAATCAGTTACAGACTAGATACAACAATCTGACTGTagagagagaccagttacaTACTACTTACAACAACCTGATTATGGTAAGAGAtcagttacagaccagttacaacaaCCTGACTGTAGAGAGAGATGAAATACAGACCAGTTACAATGGCCTAATTACAGAAAGAGACCAGTTGCAGACCAGTTACAACAACCTAACAAGAATGAGAGACCATTTACAGACAATTTTCAACAACCTGATTGTAATaagagaccagttacagaccagttacagcAACCTGACAATAGAGAaagaccagttacagaccagttacaacaaCCTGACAATCgagagagaccagttacagaccagttacaacaaCCTGACTGTagagagagaccagttacagaccagttacaacaaCCTGACCATagagagagaccagttacagaccagttacagcAACCTGATAATAGAGAaagaccagttacagaccagttacaacaaCCTAACAATCgagagagaccagttacagaccagttacaacaaCCTGACTGTagagagagaccagttacagaccagaTACAACAACCTGACTGTagagagagaccagttacagaccagttacaacaaCCTAACAATagagagagaccagttacagaccagttacaacaaCCTAACTATAAagagagaccagttacagaccaaTTACTACAACCTGACCATAGAGAGAAACCAGGTAGAGACCAATTGCAACAACCTGATTATagagagagaccagttacagaccaaTTACAACAACCTAACAATCgagagagaccagttacagaccagttacaacaaCCTGACTGTagagagagaccagttacagaccagaTACAACAACCTGACTGTagagagagaccagttacagaccagttaccACAACCTAATAATagagagagaccagttacagaccagttacaacaaCCTAACAATCgagagagaccagttacagaccaaTTACTACAACCTGACCATAGAGAGAAACCAGGTAGAGACCAGTTACAACAACCTGACTGTagagagagaccagttacagaAGGATAGAGAAGAACTCCTGAGGCTTTCTAAACTGG GATGGATGTATTTCAACTCCAGTATTTACTACATCTCTAATgaggagaagaaccagactGAGAGCAGAATGGACTGCAGACAAAGAGATGCAGAGCTGGTGATCATAAACAATAAAGAGGAACag GAGTTTGTCAGAAAATTGCTCCGCAGCAGAAAAGCCTGGATTGGTCTAAATGACAGAGACTCTGAGGGAGTGTGGAAGTGGTTGGATGATACACCACTGATCACTGG GTATTGGGGACATGGTGAACCGAACAGTAAAGCAGGTGATGAGGACTGTGTTATCACAGGTGAAATGTCTGATATCGTCTGGAACTGGGCTGATTATCCCTGTGATTATGAGTTTTTTTGGATATGCGAGAGGGATCTATGCCTGAAAGATCCtcattattgttaa
- the LOC125138365 gene encoding uncharacterized protein LOC125138365 isoform X3, translated as MGKAVKCTRFRNVKIKVVRRSITGPAKFSYLGQAPPQPNSKHTHSLDPSTSITPQQAEPDDVAPSCSYACSETAYSKAKKRELHAWDAVKDDMLTVSFECSAPFTTQCVVCLEKHADYRCIECSTTAVFCEACLKRTHRNSLHLPDKWNNAYYEPSSLGLFLYLPEGHNTHTVYTKDMKVIVSTGRLCTVTVKMCACEPETCTLLRSTPFTEPWWENPYHDHDFGFVRKQSSGTSAVEPLHGTRMFVDEKDVEDYLLSHLDSSKPHEDCSNFKAGNVLRSQQQAKKLDVTGVFGASCRHEMPLMFVNMSQGERLAYPLYVIDALLQRCEDKNIHLRVVYDIACVVASHLQGSAYHTTSPWPYQHFMFMDTNCPARDAMCRTIQWNRLSQICLCQLITIS; from the exons ATGGGAAAAGCTGTTAAGTGCACACGCTTCAGGAATGTTAAGATTAAGGTGGTGAGGAGGTCTATCACTGGCCCTGCAAAGTTTTCTTACCTCGGTCAAGCTCCTCCTCAGCCCAACTCCAAACACACCCACTCTTTGGACCCTTCCACATCTATTACGCCTCAACAGGCTGAACCTGATGATGTGGCACCAAGCTGTAGTTATGCATGTTCTGAGACTGCATACAGTAAGGCAAAGAAGAGAGAGCTTCATGCCTGGGATGCAGTCAAGGATGACATGCTTACGGTGTCATTTGAATGTTCGGCACCATTCACTACCCAGTGTGTTGTCTGCCTAGAAAAACATGCTGATTATAGGTGCATTGAGTGCAGCACCACTGCAGTGTTTTGTGAGGCTTGTCTGAAGAGGACTCACAGAAATTCACTGCATCTTCCTGATAAGTGGAAT AATGCCTACTATGAGCCATCCTCCCTGGGGTTATTCCTATATTTACCTGAAGGCCATAACACccatactgtgtacacaaagGACATGAAGGTCATTGTTAGCACAG GACGGCTCTGCACTGTCACAGTCaaaatgtgtgcgtgtgaacCAGAAACCTGCACACTGCTAAG GTCAACACCCTTTACAGAGCCCTGGTGGGAGAATCCATATCATGACCATGACTTTGGCTTTGTGAGGAAGCAAAGCTCAGGGACAAGTGCGGTTGAGCCATTACATGGAACCCGCATGTTTGTTGATGAAAAGGATGTAGAGGACTACCTGCTATCACATCTTGACAGCTCAAAGCCACACGAA GACTGCAGTAACTTTAAGGCTGGCAATGTGTTAAGGTCACAACAACAAGCAAAGAAACTTGATGTTACAGGAGTGTTTGGAGCATCCTGTCGCCATGAAATGCCCCTAATGTTTGTTAACATGAGCCAAGGAGAACG ATTAGCCTATCCCCTGTATGTTATTGATGCGTTACTTCAAAGATGTGAGGACAAGAACATACACCTGCGAGTAGTCTATGACATTGCCTGTGTTGTTGCCTCACATTTGCAG GGGAGTGCATACCACACAACATCTCCTTGGCCGTACCAGCATTTCATGTTTATGGACACAAATTGCCCTGCCAG AGATGCAATGTGTAGGACAATCCAGTGGAACCGCTTATCTCAAATCTGTCTGTGTCAACTAATCACTATAAGTTGA
- the LOC125138365 gene encoding uncharacterized protein LOC125138365 isoform X2, giving the protein MGKAVKCTRFRNVKIKVVRRSITGPAKFSYLGQAPPQPNSKHTHSLDPSTSITPQQAEPDDVAPSCSYACSETAYSKAKKRELHAWDAVKDDMLTVSFECSAPFTTQCVVCLEKHADYRCIECSTTAVFCEACLKRTHRNSLHLPDKWNNAYYEPSSLGLFLYLPEGHNTHTVYTKDMKVIVSTGRLCTVTVKMCACEPETCTLLRSTPFTEPWWENPYHDHDFGFVRKQSSGTSAVEPLHGTRMFVDEKDVEDYLLSHLDSSKPHEDCSNFKAGNVLRSQQQAKKLDVTGVFGASCRHEMPLMFVNMSQGERLAYPLYVIDALLQRCEDKNIHLRVVYDIACVVASHLQGSAYHTTSPWPYQHFMFMDTNCPARFARVTKEMTPSHRLDLLTDALLHYGRRKSTDLD; this is encoded by the exons ATGGGAAAAGCTGTTAAGTGCACACGCTTCAGGAATGTTAAGATTAAGGTGGTGAGGAGGTCTATCACTGGCCCTGCAAAGTTTTCTTACCTCGGTCAAGCTCCTCCTCAGCCCAACTCCAAACACACCCACTCTTTGGACCCTTCCACATCTATTACGCCTCAACAGGCTGAACCTGATGATGTGGCACCAAGCTGTAGTTATGCATGTTCTGAGACTGCATACAGTAAGGCAAAGAAGAGAGAGCTTCATGCCTGGGATGCAGTCAAGGATGACATGCTTACGGTGTCATTTGAATGTTCGGCACCATTCACTACCCAGTGTGTTGTCTGCCTAGAAAAACATGCTGATTATAGGTGCATTGAGTGCAGCACCACTGCAGTGTTTTGTGAGGCTTGTCTGAAGAGGACTCACAGAAATTCACTGCATCTTCCTGATAAGTGGAAT AATGCCTACTATGAGCCATCCTCCCTGGGGTTATTCCTATATTTACCTGAAGGCCATAACACccatactgtgtacacaaagGACATGAAGGTCATTGTTAGCACAG GACGGCTCTGCACTGTCACAGTCaaaatgtgtgcgtgtgaacCAGAAACCTGCACACTGCTAAG GTCAACACCCTTTACAGAGCCCTGGTGGGAGAATCCATATCATGACCATGACTTTGGCTTTGTGAGGAAGCAAAGCTCAGGGACAAGTGCGGTTGAGCCATTACATGGAACCCGCATGTTTGTTGATGAAAAGGATGTAGAGGACTACCTGCTATCACATCTTGACAGCTCAAAGCCACACGAA GACTGCAGTAACTTTAAGGCTGGCAATGTGTTAAGGTCACAACAACAAGCAAAGAAACTTGATGTTACAGGAGTGTTTGGAGCATCCTGTCGCCATGAAATGCCCCTAATGTTTGTTAACATGAGCCAAGGAGAACG ATTAGCCTATCCCCTGTATGTTATTGATGCGTTACTTCAAAGATGTGAGGACAAGAACATACACCTGCGAGTAGTCTATGACATTGCCTGTGTTGTTGCCTCACATTTGCAG GGGAGTGCATACCACACAACATCTCCTTGGCCGTACCAGCATTTCATGTTTATGGACACAAATTGCCCTGCCAG ATTTGCCAGAGTCACAAAGGAGATGACTCCATCTCATCGCCTTGACCTACTGACTGATGCCCTTTTGCATTATGGACGGAGGAAATCAACTGACCTAG ATTAA
- the LOC125138365 gene encoding uncharacterized protein LOC125138365 isoform X1 yields the protein MGKAVKCTRFRNVKIKVVRRSITGPAKFSYLGQAPPQPNSKHTHSLDPSTSITPQQAEPDDVAPSCSYACSETAYSKAKKRELHAWDAVKDDMLTVSFECSAPFTTQCVVCLEKHADYRCIECSTTAVFCEACLKRTHRNSLHLPDKWNNAYYEPSSLGLFLYLPEGHNTHTVYTKDMKVIVSTGRLCTVTVKMCACEPETCTLLRSTPFTEPWWENPYHDHDFGFVRKQSSGTSAVEPLHGTRMFVDEKDVEDYLLSHLDSSKPHEDCSNFKAGNVLRSQQQAKKLDVTGVFGASCRHEMPLMFVNMSQGERLAYPLYVIDALLQRCEDKNIHLRVVYDIACVVASHLQGSAYHTTSPWPYQHFMFMDTNCPARFARVTKEMTPSHRLDLLTDALLHYGRRKSTDLEVQLLQRLDKAEKISILPLEDISSVIREAPVLVSEGDMERWEKKGDGASPTETNKHCL from the exons ATGGGAAAAGCTGTTAAGTGCACACGCTTCAGGAATGTTAAGATTAAGGTGGTGAGGAGGTCTATCACTGGCCCTGCAAAGTTTTCTTACCTCGGTCAAGCTCCTCCTCAGCCCAACTCCAAACACACCCACTCTTTGGACCCTTCCACATCTATTACGCCTCAACAGGCTGAACCTGATGATGTGGCACCAAGCTGTAGTTATGCATGTTCTGAGACTGCATACAGTAAGGCAAAGAAGAGAGAGCTTCATGCCTGGGATGCAGTCAAGGATGACATGCTTACGGTGTCATTTGAATGTTCGGCACCATTCACTACCCAGTGTGTTGTCTGCCTAGAAAAACATGCTGATTATAGGTGCATTGAGTGCAGCACCACTGCAGTGTTTTGTGAGGCTTGTCTGAAGAGGACTCACAGAAATTCACTGCATCTTCCTGATAAGTGGAAT AATGCCTACTATGAGCCATCCTCCCTGGGGTTATTCCTATATTTACCTGAAGGCCATAACACccatactgtgtacacaaagGACATGAAGGTCATTGTTAGCACAG GACGGCTCTGCACTGTCACAGTCaaaatgtgtgcgtgtgaacCAGAAACCTGCACACTGCTAAG GTCAACACCCTTTACAGAGCCCTGGTGGGAGAATCCATATCATGACCATGACTTTGGCTTTGTGAGGAAGCAAAGCTCAGGGACAAGTGCGGTTGAGCCATTACATGGAACCCGCATGTTTGTTGATGAAAAGGATGTAGAGGACTACCTGCTATCACATCTTGACAGCTCAAAGCCACACGAA GACTGCAGTAACTTTAAGGCTGGCAATGTGTTAAGGTCACAACAACAAGCAAAGAAACTTGATGTTACAGGAGTGTTTGGAGCATCCTGTCGCCATGAAATGCCCCTAATGTTTGTTAACATGAGCCAAGGAGAACG ATTAGCCTATCCCCTGTATGTTATTGATGCGTTACTTCAAAGATGTGAGGACAAGAACATACACCTGCGAGTAGTCTATGACATTGCCTGTGTTGTTGCCTCACATTTGCAG GGGAGTGCATACCACACAACATCTCCTTGGCCGTACCAGCATTTCATGTTTATGGACACAAATTGCCCTGCCAG ATTTGCCAGAGTCACAAAGGAGATGACTCCATCTCATCGCCTTGACCTACTGACTGATGCCCTTTTGCATTATGGACGGAGGAAATCAACTGACCTAG AAGTGCAGCTCCTGCAAAGACTAGACAAAGCAGAGAAAATATCGATTCTCCCTCTAGAAGATATCTCATCAGTCATCAGAGAGGCACCAG tgttggttTCTGAAGGAGACATGGAGAGATGGGAAAAAAAGGGAGATGGAGCTAGCCCAACAGAAACCAATAA ACACTGTCTGTAG
- the LOC113660589 gene encoding uncharacterized protein LOC113660589, protein MGPSIWSSRGILWLLEGSEGCCHLSNAQSMNTTTREDSRSTQRNPVDRESTSPMTGLDVDWITRQRCALSWLIVSASVSNGFPEVQELLWCLKMAQRERTYINEGQRETLKSFFKEGMTRVGSPIIIRAASATGLDTSVIENWIGNYKRSLNASSEPRPSKAKAHIRELSPYNLFCRDILKNKGTMKDMGRWSTLGKEDKDKYCQEAAALRARGQAQDLSPEMRDHQIKMHLKKLKLEVSKLEDLGVETAVLSFDRQKSSLEVYELSSKEAADFLDSTDTVNNFALHFKASSSAATSSARVEVNVLLRKVQDLFNQKYKEAGGTGRLPYQSLVNQGMTIKVAGLPNSLTFKKPSYYGRNQLEAILQAAEEISFEINAAQCDTTDTAEGMSEAMGAEDTADVVQTQSAEDILEAMCENGTELEKQSSETTTTVAIVMTADEDGGNLCCVCHVHFDDRKKNASKKWRSWSQCTVCQSWSHTACGFKKNMCLKTDFSFTLFIVVICWHHKCGPLYLGHVGTN, encoded by the exons ATGGGCCCATCGATATGGTCCAGTAGGGGCATTCTGTGGCTACTGGAAGGCTCAGAAGGTTGTTGTCACCTATCAAATGCTCAATCAATGAATACAACTACAAGAGAAGACTCCAGATCCACTCAGAGGAATCCAGTTGACCGGGAATCCACTTCACCGATGACTGGACTGGACGTCGACTGGATAACGCGGCAACGTTGTGCACTTTCCTGGTTAATTGTTTCAG CATCAGTTTCCAACGGGTTTCCAGAAGTACAAGAACTTCTTTG GTGTTTGAAGATGGCCCAGAGAG AGAGAACATACATTAATGAGGGGCAAAGGGAAACCCTGAAATCCTTTTTTAAGGAAGGAATGACACGTGTTGGCTCACCCATAATAATAAGAGCAGCTTCAGCTACTGGATTGGACACCAGTGTCATAGAA aaCTGGATCGGTAATTACAAAAGGTCATTAAATGCTTCATCTGAGCCCCGACCATCAAAGGCCAAAGCTCACATCCGAGAGCTGTCCCCATACAACCTTTTTTGTAGGGACATTCTTAAAAACAAAG gcaCAATGAAAGATATGGGGAGGTGGTCCACATTAGGGAAAGAGGACAAAGACAAATACTGTCAAGAAGCAGCAGCACTGAGGGCACGTGGCCAGGCACAGGACCTTAGCCCTGAGATGAGGGATCACCAAATTAAAATGCACCTGAAGAAGCTGAAGTTAGAG GTGTCCAAGCTTGAGGATTTGGGTGTGGAAACAGCTGTTTTATCTTTTGATCGACAAAAGTCCAGCTTAGAGGTGTATGAGCTGAGCAGCAAAGAAGCTGCAGATTTCCTGGACTCAACAGACACAGTGAACAACTTTGCACTGCATTTCAAAG CCAGCTCCTCAGCCGCAACATCGAGTGCCAGAGTTGAGGTCAATGTGCTGCTGAGAAAAGTGCAAGATCTGTTTAACCAAAAATATA AGGAGGCCGGAGGTACTGGAAGGCTCCCCTACCAATCCCTGGTGAATCAGGGAATGACAATTAAAGTTGCTGGACTTCCCAACAGCCTTACTTTCAAAAAGCCATCCTATTATGGAAGGAATCAGTTGGAGGCCATTTTGCAAGCTGCTGAGgagatttcatttgaaatca ATGCAGCACAATGCGACACCACTGACACAGCAGAAGGGATGTCAGAGGCCATGGGCGCAGAAG ACACAGCAGATGTTGTCCAGACGCAGTCAGCAGAAGACATTTTAGAGGCCATGTGTGAAAATG GTACAGAGCTGGAAAAACAGTCCTCAGAAACAACCACTACAGTAGCCATCGTGATGACTGCAGATGAAG aTGGAGGCAATCTGTGCTGTGTCTGCCACGTCCATTTCGATGACAGGAAGAAGAATGCTTCAAAGAAGTGGCGTTCATGGTCACAGTGCACAGTGTGCCAATCATGGTCACACACTGCatgtggttttaaaaaaaacatgtgtctTAAAACTGATTTTTCATTCACTCTATTTATTGTTGTCATTTGTTGGCACCATAAGTGTGGTCCCCTTTACCTGGGACATGTGGGGACCAATTAA